One Anopheles marshallii chromosome 3, idAnoMarsDA_429_01, whole genome shotgun sequence genomic region harbors:
- the LOC128711894 gene encoding probable cytochrome P450 9f2, whose product MFLLWALPVVLYLVYRWSVATYDYFEKRNIPYVKPVPFFGQVWSFFTQEKHASDVASEGYYMFPNTRISGVFTLRTPGYLVHDPELFKDMAIRDFDHFTDHVTNLSMEYDPLLARSLFFSVGAQWRHHRTGLSPAFTGNKIRNMFVLLSKSAGDAMNRLVVFSRGKPFTMELRDLYSKLGNDAMTSISFGVEVDSLTDPENEFFLKGKRLATVDGLPGLKLLMNVILPGLFKFLRLGVLYKDVNEFYLEAVSTNIRYREQNYINRPDFIHLLLQARKNGLHAEQTEDDKFQSAGFSTAETHTVESQRDAANENLQWTDIDITAAAASFFFGGIETTTTLLCFASYELAVNPAIQARLRAEIDGAREELADGRTPTYEILQKMKYLDMVVSETLRRWTPFGLTNRRCTKNYTFTNTDGTKITIEKGLNLSIPLKAFHLDEKFFPDPLRFDPERFSNPNNINQDAYLPFGTGLRNCIGSRLALMQAKCFLFYMLSNFTIEPGMKLTIPLEVDETSAGMNAKHGFWMNLVPRYV is encoded by the coding sequence ATGTTTCTGCTATGGGCGTTGCCCGTGGTGCTGTATCTGGTCTATCGGTGGAGTGTGGCAACGTACGATTACTTCGAGAAGCGCAACATCCCGTACGTGAAGCCGGTTCCGTTTTTCGGTCAGGTGTGGTCATTCTTCACCCAGGAAAAGCACGCAAGTGATGTCGCTTCCGAGGGATACTACATGTTCCCGAACACGCGCATCTCGGGTGTGTTTACGCTGCGTACACCGGGCTATCTCGTGCACGATCCGGAGCTTTTCAAGGACATGGCTATTCGGGATTTCGACCACTTTACGGATCACGTGACGAATCTGTCAATGGAGTACGATCCGCTGCTGGCCCGTTCATTGTTCTTCTCCGTCGGTGCCCAGTGGCGCCATCATCGTACCGGGTTGAGTCCGGCCTTTACCGGGAACAAAATACGCAACATGTTTGTGCTGCTGTCCAAGAGTGCCGGCGATGCTATGAACCGGTTGGTGGTGTTCTCCCGCGGCAAACCGTTCACGATGGAGCTGCGTGATCTGTACTCAAAGCTGGGCAATGATGCGATGACATCTATTTCGTTCGGTGTCGAGGTGGACTCGCTAACCGATCCGGAGAATGAGTTCTTCTTGAAGGGGAAACGCCTAGCGACGGTCGATGGCCTGCCCGGGCTGAAATTACTCATGAACGTGATACTACCCGGGCTGTTCAAATTTCTAAGACTGGGTGTGCTCTACAAGGATGTGAACGAATTCTACCTTGAAGCGGTTTCGACCAACATTCGCTACCGAGAGCAGAACTACATCAATCGGCCAGATTTCATACACCTGCTACTGCAAGCGCGCAAAAACGGGCTGCACGCCGAACAAACGGAGGACGATAAGTTCCAGAGTGCCGGGTTCTCCACGGCCGAAACACACACGGTGGAGTCGCAAAGAGATGCCGCGAATGAGAATCTACAGTGGACGGACATAGACATAACAGCGGCCGCTGCTTCCTTCTTCTTTGGAGGCATCGAAACCACAACTACACTGCTCTGTTTCGCCAGCTACGAGTTGGCTGTGAATCCGGCCATTCAGGCACGTCTGCGAGCCGAAATAGATGGTGCACGTGAGGAGCTAGCAGATGGCAGAACACCAACATACGAGATATTGCAGAAAATGAAGTACCTGGACATGGTGGTGTCGGAAACGCTACGACGTTGGACACCGTTTGGTCTTACCAATCGGCGATGCACCAAGAACTACACGTTCACCAACACTGATGGCACTAAGATCACGATAGAAAAAGGCTTGAACTTATCTATTCCTCTGAAAGCATTCCATCTGGATGAGAAGTTCTTCCCAGATCCGCTCCGTTTCGACCCGGAAAGATTCTCCAACCCGAACAACATCAACCAAGACGCCTATCTACCGTTTGGGACGGGTTTGCGGAACTGCATTGGGTCCCGGCTAGCATTGATGCAGGCTAAATGTTTTCTGTTCTACATGCTGTCTAATTTCACCATTGAACCCGGCATGAAACTAACCATTCCGCTTGAGGTCGACGAAACGTCGGCGGGCATGAACGCGAAACATGGCTTCTGGATGAACCTGGTGCCACGCTATGTTTAG